Proteins found in one Paenibacillus borealis genomic segment:
- a CDS encoding glycoside hydrolase family 9 protein, with translation MKQTRRKTGFIAALSLMLTCTIASGTVVHPYVSKAAAAGINYAEALQKSIYFYETQRSGDLPENNRVEWRGDSGLQDGADVGHDLTGGWYDAGDHVKFGFPMAYTSTMLAWSVYEYKDGYVQSGQLDEILGNIRWATDYFVKAHTAPNELWGQVGNGTADHNWWGPAEVMQMARPSYKIDAAHPGSDLAAETAAALASASIIFRDSDAAYADKLLLHAKQLYNFADTYRGAYSDTITDAKQYYNSWSSYADELSWGGVWLYLATGEQTYLDKATAASNLWGTNQAGQWGYQWTQSWDDKHYGAQLLLSRITGDPKFIQSTERNMQFWTTGVNGSTSDRVAYTPGGLAHLDQWGALRYAANQAFLAFVYADWVADPVKKSTAQTFAERQITYMLGDNPRSSSYVIGFGANAPQHPHHRTSHGSWSDSQTTPANHRHVLYGALVGGPSKTDSYTDTISDYVSNEVATDYNSAFTGALAKMMLLHGQGQQPLVNFPPAETREDEMFTETSVNASGSNFVEIRALLNNRSGWPARSSSQMSFNYYLDISEAVAAGYGPGDITVKAGGYNQGSTVSQLLPYDEANHIYYTKVDFSGTLIYPGGQSAYRKEVQFRIAGPLNTTFWDNSNDFSFKGVASGASSPVKNPYIPVFDAGVKVYGELPTGGGTPGEPQVPGRPSGLQAVPGDASVALSWNAVSGASQYTVKRSLVSGGPYTVIGTATGTVYNDSGLTNGVDYYYVVTASNSVGESTASAQATARPRETTPPVTGALRVQYRTNDTSPGDSQIRSQFRIINTGTETIALSGLKLRYYYTVDGDKPQEFHCDYAVVGSGNVSGSFGKLSSPAALADSYVEISFAAGAGSLAPGADSGEIQVRFNKTDWTAYNESNDYSYGGTQQVFADWEKATLYRAGTLVWGLEP, from the coding sequence ATGAAGCAAACGAGACGGAAGACAGGCTTTATCGCAGCACTGAGCTTAATGTTAACCTGCACCATTGCTTCAGGGACTGTTGTTCATCCGTATGTCAGCAAAGCCGCAGCCGCCGGGATTAATTATGCAGAGGCACTGCAGAAATCTATCTATTTCTATGAGACACAGCGGTCGGGTGATCTGCCGGAGAACAACCGTGTGGAATGGAGAGGCGACTCGGGGCTGCAGGACGGTGCAGATGTCGGCCACGATCTGACGGGAGGCTGGTATGACGCAGGAGATCATGTTAAATTCGGGTTTCCTATGGCTTACACCTCCACCATGCTGGCATGGTCGGTCTATGAATACAAGGATGGCTACGTGCAATCGGGACAGCTGGATGAGATTCTGGGCAATATCCGCTGGGCAACAGACTATTTTGTGAAAGCGCATACGGCTCCTAATGAGCTGTGGGGACAGGTCGGAAACGGCACAGCGGATCATAACTGGTGGGGACCGGCGGAGGTCATGCAAATGGCACGTCCTTCCTACAAGATTGATGCCGCGCATCCAGGCTCTGATCTGGCTGCGGAGACTGCCGCTGCGCTTGCCTCGGCTTCCATCATTTTCAGGGATTCGGATGCCGCTTATGCGGACAAGCTGCTGCTGCATGCCAAGCAATTATACAATTTTGCCGATACGTACCGGGGGGCTTACTCCGATACAATCACTGACGCCAAGCAGTATTACAATTCGTGGAGCAGCTACGCCGATGAATTAAGCTGGGGCGGCGTCTGGCTGTACTTAGCGACCGGCGAGCAGACCTATCTGGACAAGGCTACTGCCGCCAGTAATCTGTGGGGCACGAACCAGGCCGGACAATGGGGCTATCAATGGACCCAATCCTGGGATGACAAGCATTACGGTGCGCAGCTCCTGCTGTCCCGCATTACAGGTGATCCGAAATTCATTCAATCCACGGAACGGAATATGCAGTTTTGGACCACCGGGGTGAATGGCAGTACCTCTGACCGGGTAGCTTACACTCCCGGCGGATTGGCCCATCTCGACCAATGGGGAGCGCTGCGTTACGCGGCCAACCAGGCCTTCCTGGCCTTTGTCTATGCAGACTGGGTTGCCGATCCCGTGAAGAAGAGCACCGCTCAGACCTTTGCGGAGCGGCAGATTACCTATATGCTGGGCGATAATCCGCGGAGCAGCAGCTATGTGATCGGCTTCGGCGCAAATGCGCCCCAGCATCCTCATCACCGCACCTCGCACGGCTCCTGGAGTGACAGCCAGACCACTCCGGCGAACCACCGTCATGTGCTGTACGGCGCACTGGTCGGAGGACCTTCCAAGACAGACAGCTACACCGATACGATCAGCGATTATGTCTCCAACGAAGTTGCAACCGATTACAATTCAGCCTTTACGGGCGCTTTGGCCAAAATGATGCTGCTGCACGGGCAGGGCCAGCAGCCGCTTGTGAATTTCCCGCCGGCCGAAACACGTGAGGATGAAATGTTCACCGAGACTTCTGTGAATGCCAGCGGCAGCAATTTTGTAGAAATCCGTGCGCTGCTCAATAACCGCTCCGGGTGGCCAGCCCGCTCCAGCAGCCAAATGTCCTTTAACTACTACCTGGACATCAGCGAGGCTGTGGCCGCGGGGTATGGTCCCGGCGATATCACGGTCAAGGCGGGAGGCTACAATCAGGGGTCAACGGTCTCGCAGCTGCTGCCTTATGATGAAGCGAACCATATTTATTACACCAAAGTGGATTTCTCCGGCACACTGATTTATCCGGGCGGACAATCCGCTTACCGTAAGGAGGTCCAGTTCCGGATTGCCGGGCCGCTGAACACCACCTTCTGGGACAACAGCAACGACTTCTCGTTCAAGGGAGTGGCTTCAGGCGCTTCCTCTCCGGTGAAAAACCCGTATATTCCGGTATTTGACGCGGGTGTCAAAGTGTACGGAGAGCTGCCGACCGGCGGTGGAACCCCCGGTGAACCCCAGGTTCCGGGCCGTCCGTCCGGCCTGCAGGCTGTACCCGGCGATGCCAGCGTGGCCTTGAGCTGGAATGCGGTCAGCGGTGCTTCCCAGTATACGGTCAAGCGCTCTCTGGTGAGCGGCGGACCGTACACGGTGATCGGCACGGCAACCGGAACTGTCTACAACGACAGCGGACTGACGAACGGTGTGGACTACTATTATGTGGTGACCGCATCGAACAGTGTGGGGGAGAGTACGGCGTCTGCACAGGCCACGGCCCGGCCGCGCGAGACCACTCCGCCGGTTACAGGAGCTTTGCGTGTACAGTACCGCACTAACGACACCAGTCCCGGCGATTCGCAGATCCGCAGCCAGTTCCGGATTATCAATACGGGAACCGAGACCATTGCGCTCAGCGGTCTGAAGCTGCGCTATTATTACACCGTGGACGGGGACAAGCCGCAGGAATTCCACTGTGACTATGCTGTTGTCGGCAGCGGGAACGTGAGCGGAAGCTTCGGGAAGCTGAGTTCGCCTGCGGCGCTGGCCGATTCTTATGTGGAGATTTCCTTTGCCGCAGGAGCAGGAAGCCTGGCTCCGGGAGCGGATAGCGGGGAGATTCAGGTGCGGTTCAACAAGACCGACTGGACGGCCTACAATGAGAGCAACGACTATTCCTATGGAGGAACCCAGCAGGTGTTCGCGGATTGGGAGAAAGCTACACTCTACCGTGCAGGAACGCTTGTGTGGGGCTTGGAACCATAA
- a CDS encoding replication-associated recombination protein A encodes MDLFSLGEDNGNGNGRLLADRMRPGNLDEYIGQEHIVGPGKLLRRAIEADQVSSILLYGPPGCGKTTLAHIISHHTRGEFVRLNAVEASVKDVREVIERAQSNKSLYGSKTILFLDEVHRFNSSRQDALLPAVEKGTITFIGATTENPFHYVNGALMSRSTLFQLESLTSGHSLIAMKRALADEQRGLGFMDLKADEDALQHIATMANGDIRRALNALELAAMTTAPERDGSVHITLEVAEESIRRPIVKADESTQYDVLSAFHKSIRGSSDAALFWFLYAVEKLGMDPMTFIRRLIAASSEDIGLANPQAMVQAVSALDAYRNNGWPEAKLNIAQAILFAVESPKSNGVVMAIANVMDSLEDLKSAEVPLHLRDTHYKGAAQLGHEGYQYPHNFPGHYVKQDYLPKAISRRVFYQATEQGNEAKIRHNQQLRRGQ; translated from the coding sequence ATGGATTTATTCTCGCTTGGTGAAGATAACGGGAACGGGAACGGACGGTTGCTTGCAGACCGGATGCGGCCCGGGAATCTCGATGAATATATTGGACAGGAGCATATTGTAGGCCCCGGCAAGCTGCTGCGCAGAGCCATCGAGGCTGACCAGGTGTCTTCCATCTTGCTGTACGGGCCTCCGGGCTGCGGCAAAACAACCTTGGCTCATATCATCTCGCATCATACCCGGGGTGAATTTGTCCGGCTGAATGCGGTGGAAGCTTCGGTGAAGGATGTCCGCGAGGTCATTGAGCGTGCCCAGAGCAATAAGTCGCTGTACGGCTCGAAGACCATTCTGTTTCTGGATGAGGTACACCGCTTCAACAGCTCCCGCCAGGATGCGCTGCTTCCGGCAGTAGAGAAGGGGACGATTACCTTCATCGGCGCAACAACGGAGAATCCGTTCCATTATGTGAACGGGGCGCTTATGAGCCGCTCCACGCTGTTCCAGCTGGAGTCCCTGACCAGCGGGCACAGCCTGATTGCCATGAAGCGGGCGCTCGCCGATGAGCAGCGGGGCCTGGGGTTCATGGACCTGAAGGCGGATGAGGATGCGCTGCAGCATATCGCCACGATGGCTAACGGCGATATCCGCCGCGCTTTGAACGCGCTGGAGCTGGCGGCGATGACCACTGCCCCGGAGAGGGACGGCAGCGTGCATATCACACTGGAGGTGGCGGAGGAGTCGATCCGCCGGCCGATTGTCAAAGCGGACGAGTCTACGCAGTATGATGTGCTGTCCGCTTTTCATAAGAGTATCCGCGGCTCCAGCGACGCAGCCCTGTTCTGGTTCCTCTACGCCGTGGAGAAGCTCGGCATGGACCCGATGACCTTCATCCGCCGTCTGATTGCCGCCAGCAGCGAGGATATCGGCCTGGCCAACCCGCAGGCGATGGTCCAGGCTGTCAGTGCGCTGGATGCCTACCGCAACAACGGCTGGCCGGAGGCGAAGCTGAATATCGCGCAGGCAATCCTGTTTGCGGTGGAGAGCCCGAAATCAAACGGCGTGGTGATGGCGATCGCGAACGTCATGGACAGCCTGGAGGATCTGAAGTCGGCTGAGGTGCCGCTGCATCTGCGGGATACACATTATAAAGGCGCAGCCCAGCTGGGGCATGAGGGATACCAGTATCCGCATAATTTCCCCGGCCACTATGTGAAGCAGGACTATCTGCCGAAGGCGATCTCCCGGCGGGTCTTCTATCAGGCGACCGAGCAGGGCAACGAGGCGAAGATCCGCCATAACCAGCAGCTGCGGCGCGGGCAATAA
- a CDS encoding CD3324 family protein, with protein sequence MSYVNGKDVLPPGLLEELQGYIQGELLYIPKKTEERVRWGENSGSRQEIANRNEEIFCSHSSGCSVNELQKRYHLSEESIRKIISKMRLALNS encoded by the coding sequence GTGAGTTACGTAAATGGAAAGGATGTGCTCCCCCCGGGGCTGCTCGAAGAGCTACAGGGCTACATCCAGGGTGAATTGCTATACATCCCGAAGAAGACGGAAGAGCGGGTAAGATGGGGCGAGAACAGCGGCTCCCGGCAAGAAATTGCGAACCGCAATGAAGAGATCTTTTGCAGTCACAGCAGCGGCTGCTCGGTGAACGAGCTGCAGAAGAGATATCATTTATCCGAAGAAAGCATCCGCAAAATCATTTCAAAAATGCGGCTGGCGCTGAACAGCTAG
- a CDS encoding methyl-accepting chemotaxis protein → MTTPRNPLKRVFHITKLRTELMLLIIIAIVLPSLALVVISTETSESALRTKMEETTNSSIHILDKTLSQLIQLESAGVNELAYQISSTDLTGNAAKARSLIDKFKLEHPEVDIVALGNDQGKYMFAPDSQPENYDPRTRDWYIDALKTPESTSVIDPIFSKVTNSYILPVSRALPDGKGAVTISISMNELMELTKNVSLGDSGYVYILDGNNKVIYHPTMEVAAEATGPMLEEMGKGPAGKLSYKDDTANTQMDGFYITNELTGFKMAGVLPENEYTKAVYPILYKSAIVLVVTLVLASAIAFMIIRRITGAVERLNRSAKRVSEGYLDESVETNRKDEIGQLAGNYNEMVSSLRKMVQEVAETSGHLAAASEQLTASTGENSKAVEYVTELVEESTRGVETQAYASAEVATTMDEMSTGIQKIASASEMIVSAAVQTEQDVSTGSAKMQHVGEQMKTIRESVHQSGTLIAELNGLSAKVADTSTAISAIAKQTNLLSLNAGIEAARAGEHGRGFAVVAGEVRKLSEASNVSAGQIQETISEMVELIASAYDVMRHKVVGDVEQGMALTQEASEAFFQIEQSTRHVGEQIHEVSAITEQMSASSAEVAASVQEMAKIAQAALESFQSVTAATEEQLASMEEITSSSAALSAMASDMQGQVERFHFEPKGKA, encoded by the coding sequence ATGACAACCCCACGGAATCCCTTAAAACGTGTATTTCACATCACCAAGCTGAGAACTGAACTGATGCTGCTAATCATCATAGCTATTGTGCTTCCCTCACTTGCCCTGGTTGTCATATCCACGGAAACCTCAGAGTCGGCCTTGCGCACCAAAATGGAAGAAACCACGAACTCAAGCATTCATATTCTCGATAAAACCCTCTCGCAGTTAATCCAGCTGGAGAGCGCAGGCGTCAACGAGCTCGCCTACCAGATCAGCAGCACTGATCTCACGGGCAACGCTGCAAAAGCACGCAGTCTGATCGACAAATTCAAGCTGGAGCATCCGGAAGTGGATATCGTAGCTCTGGGCAACGACCAGGGTAAATACATGTTCGCTCCGGATTCACAGCCGGAGAATTATGATCCCCGTACGCGCGACTGGTACATAGATGCACTAAAGACACCGGAGAGCACATCGGTGATCGATCCTATTTTCTCCAAAGTGACGAACAGCTACATCCTTCCGGTTTCCAGGGCTTTGCCGGACGGTAAGGGGGCCGTTACAATCAGCATCAGCATGAACGAACTGATGGAGCTAACCAAGAACGTCAGTCTGGGCGACAGCGGCTATGTATATATCCTCGACGGCAATAACAAGGTGATCTATCATCCCACCATGGAGGTTGCTGCCGAAGCAACAGGCCCGATGCTGGAAGAAATGGGCAAAGGTCCGGCAGGCAAGCTCTCCTACAAGGACGATACAGCCAACACACAAATGGACGGATTCTACATTACGAACGAGCTGACCGGATTCAAAATGGCCGGAGTGCTCCCGGAGAATGAATATACCAAGGCTGTATATCCGATTCTGTACAAGTCGGCCATCGTGCTTGTTGTGACTCTTGTGCTGGCTTCTGCAATAGCCTTTATGATCATCCGCCGCATTACCGGCGCTGTGGAACGCTTGAACCGTTCGGCCAAACGGGTAAGCGAAGGTTATCTGGATGAGTCTGTGGAAACGAACCGCAAGGATGAGATCGGCCAGCTGGCCGGCAATTATAATGAAATGGTGTCTTCCCTGCGCAAAATGGTTCAGGAGGTCGCTGAGACGTCAGGCCACCTGGCGGCAGCCAGTGAACAGCTGACAGCCAGCACCGGCGAGAATAGCAAAGCAGTCGAATATGTGACCGAGCTGGTCGAGGAATCAACCCGTGGTGTGGAAACCCAGGCTTATGCTTCCGCCGAAGTGGCCACAACGATGGATGAAATGTCGACCGGCATTCAAAAAATCGCCTCCGCCTCAGAGATGATTGTCAGCGCCGCCGTACAGACTGAACAGGATGTCTCCACCGGCAGTGCCAAGATGCAGCATGTCGGAGAACAGATGAAGACGATCCGCGAATCCGTACATCAGTCCGGCACCCTGATCGCTGAGCTTAACGGATTAAGTGCCAAGGTGGCGGACACCAGTACGGCCATCTCTGCCATTGCCAAGCAGACCAATCTCTTGTCGCTGAATGCCGGTATTGAAGCTGCACGGGCTGGAGAACACGGCAGAGGCTTCGCTGTAGTCGCCGGCGAAGTGCGCAAGCTGTCCGAAGCCTCCAATGTCAGTGCAGGACAAATCCAGGAGACGATCTCCGAGATGGTGGAGCTGATTGCCAGCGCCTATGATGTGATGAGGCATAAAGTGGTTGGGGATGTGGAGCAGGGAATGGCGCTTACACAGGAAGCCAGCGAGGCGTTCTTCCAGATCGAGCAGTCCACCCGGCATGTAGGCGAGCAAATCCATGAAGTATCTGCGATAACTGAGCAAATGTCGGCCAGCAGCGCAGAAGTAGCAGCCTCTGTGCAGGAAATGGCCAAGATCGCCCAGGCGGCGCTCGAATCCTTCCAAAGTGTCACAGCAGCGACGGAAGAACAGCTTGCTTCGATGGAGGAGATCACCTCCTCCTCCGCTGCACTCTCCGCCATGGCTTCGGACATGCAAGGGCAGGTAGAACGGTTCCACTTTGAACCGAAGGGCAAAGCTTAA
- a CDS encoding HelD family protein has translation MEDNFQSAYQEEEDRLNHALIEIDSTLERLRSTPVYTGHDYTEQVLEDSREQRRKDLAKLRQEPYFGRLDFQGNDEEERKALYIGKIGVDREQVSDRPLVIDWRAPVASLFYSFTGGTEMTSYEAPEGLIEGLVYLKRNVVIRKQILERVADTYNRDSDAPAVSDEFLVYRLGENKDNRLRDIVSTIQEEQDKIIRAAKNTALIIQGVAGSGKTTVALHRLAFLLYQYKDQVSAEKMIIFAPNRMFLDYISDVLPELGVGNIAQSTFPDWAADVLGVTLPEQDASEAVSRWFETAGAMPVITEETPGRFKGSTVLMSVIESSIKLLETSAVPEGDFSPWDGAVLRRSMILRWHNEEYAPYPPAKRKERVMARIHRWIEMELKKSPSAAALKDRKKKGAAREKAYSAKWPKYEPLAIYKQIFRAAKTPEDWPAGAPEEIPPAVLKETVKELKKGILREEDLPPLLYIHYLLNGNEGTERFDHIVIDEAQDFSPFQIAVLDLYVKGHSFTILGDLSQGIHAYKGVHEWKEMQSLFAGEYTAYHALTRSYRSTMEIIEFANGILSAGVGSGLLAVPVFRSGNPVRLISYEDAQPEQAASGGKRLSAVRSALSSLSGREYRTVAVLTRSLREAAELYAELAGQFEDIHLIDGSITEYRGGLSVLPVYLSKGLEFDAVILADADSAHYGGAAWDAKLMYVGCTRALHELWLLHDGGLPHYVQQLGEETVSGWPVPEGN, from the coding sequence TTGGAAGACAACTTTCAAAGTGCCTATCAAGAGGAAGAAGACAGGCTGAACCACGCGCTTATAGAGATTGACTCTACCCTTGAGCGGTTGCGCAGCACTCCGGTGTACACAGGACACGACTATACGGAGCAGGTGCTGGAAGACTCAAGGGAACAGAGGCGCAAAGATCTTGCCAAGCTTAGGCAGGAGCCTTATTTCGGACGGCTTGATTTTCAGGGCAATGACGAGGAAGAACGCAAGGCACTTTATATTGGCAAAATCGGCGTAGACCGCGAGCAGGTAAGCGACCGTCCGCTGGTCATTGACTGGCGGGCACCGGTGGCAAGCCTGTTCTATTCATTTACCGGAGGAACGGAAATGACCTCCTATGAAGCACCGGAGGGGCTGATTGAAGGGCTCGTCTACCTCAAGCGCAACGTGGTCATCCGCAAGCAGATTCTGGAGCGGGTTGCGGATACGTATAACCGCGACAGCGATGCGCCGGCAGTGTCGGACGAATTCCTGGTGTACCGGCTCGGAGAGAACAAGGACAACCGGCTGCGGGATATCGTGTCGACGATCCAGGAGGAGCAGGATAAGATTATCCGGGCGGCCAAGAACACGGCGCTGATTATTCAAGGGGTGGCGGGAAGCGGTAAAACCACCGTCGCGCTGCACCGGCTGGCTTTCTTATTGTATCAATACAAGGATCAGGTCTCGGCGGAGAAAATGATTATTTTCGCTCCGAACCGTATGTTCCTGGATTATATTTCAGATGTGTTGCCGGAGCTCGGTGTCGGCAATATTGCCCAGAGCACCTTTCCGGACTGGGCGGCAGATGTGCTGGGCGTGACTTTACCGGAGCAGGATGCTTCGGAAGCGGTGAGCCGCTGGTTCGAAACAGCGGGAGCGATGCCCGTCATTACAGAAGAGACCCCGGGGCGCTTCAAGGGCTCCACGGTGCTGATGAGCGTCATTGAATCCAGCATTAAGCTGCTGGAGACCAGCGCTGTGCCTGAAGGGGATTTCAGCCCGTGGGACGGTGCTGTGCTGCGCCGCTCGATGATTCTGCGCTGGCATAATGAGGAATATGCGCCGTATCCGCCGGCCAAGCGCAAGGAACGCGTGATGGCGCGGATTCACCGCTGGATTGAGATGGAGCTGAAGAAGAGCCCTTCGGCTGCTGCGCTGAAGGACCGTAAGAAGAAGGGCGCGGCGCGCGAGAAGGCGTACAGCGCCAAGTGGCCGAAATATGAGCCGCTGGCTATCTACAAGCAGATATTCCGTGCGGCGAAGACTCCGGAGGACTGGCCGGCCGGGGCGCCGGAAGAAATTCCGCCGGCTGTGCTGAAGGAAACGGTCAAAGAGCTGAAGAAAGGCATTCTGCGCGAAGAGGATCTTCCGCCGCTGCTCTATATTCACTATCTTTTGAACGGCAATGAGGGAACCGAACGCTTCGACCATATCGTCATTGATGAAGCGCAGGATTTCTCTCCCTTCCAGATAGCCGTGCTGGATTTGTATGTGAAAGGACATTCCTTTACTATTCTTGGTGACTTGTCCCAGGGGATTCATGCCTATAAAGGGGTACATGAGTGGAAAGAAATGCAGTCGCTGTTTGCCGGGGAGTATACAGCGTATCATGCGCTTACCCGCAGCTATCGTTCAACGATGGAGATTATTGAGTTCGCCAACGGTATCCTGTCCGCCGGCGTCGGCAGCGGGCTGCTTGCCGTGCCGGTCTTCCGCAGCGGTAATCCAGTGCGGCTGATTTCCTATGAGGATGCGCAGCCGGAACAGGCTGCAAGCGGCGGCAAGCGGCTCAGCGCTGTCAGGAGCGCCCTGTCGTCGCTCTCCGGGCGCGAATACCGTACAGTGGCTGTATTGACCCGCAGCCTGCGGGAAGCCGCTGAGCTGTATGCTGAGCTTGCCGGGCAGTTCGAGGATATTCATCTCATTGACGGCAGCATTACCGAATACCGCGGCGGCTTGTCCGTACTGCCCGTATATTTGTCCAAGGGACTGGAATTCGATGCCGTCATCCTGGCGGATGCGGACAGTGCGCACTACGGAGGGGCAGCCTGGGATGCCAAGCTGATGTATGTAGGCTGTACACGCGCACTGCATGAGCTGTGGCTCTTGCATGACGGCGGTCTTCCGCATTACGTTCAGCAGCTTGGAGAGGAAACTGTCTCCGGCTGGCCGGTACCCGAAGGGAATTAA